Proteins from a genomic interval of Anaerohalosphaeraceae bacterium:
- the mfd gene encoding transcription-repair coupling factor: protein MDLGRDKTVRQLLERLRGRNSSAPPIAVEGTWGSFARLLAAYVYQRLQRPVLFVSAHIDDADDAGDDLEVFSGRAAETLPVWESPQAALDAADEIGSQRVRIALNLARRQRSGSIRPFLMSASIQALMQPVPSADSLLGGGLTLQVGNAYDMENLVAKLLEWGFEPVEQVDIPGQFARRGGILDIYAAAAVSEQSQEASAAEPIRIEFFGDKIESIRTIDLDTQRSGRSLKWVQIVNPPAQQVFEQSELFFNLLPEETIVFLEEPLELAEVAEVFLSRLDDPRGFYPWESIYRAVQRFSAVEISRFGGGAEALRLNVGSIQELEHRQAGTWKDHKQTLAALLEKARDYDVFLYCENHAEIQRTKEILQEEGRTIPSSFHLELGTVHQGFCIRSLNVIVVSHHELFGRSLMRRRVRAIRTASPVDSLLDLTKGDIVVHVSYGIGKYVGMESIPMHGQMQEYLTLEYADKVKIHVPVSQIHLVHKFVGTMPTRPPLSKIGTKKWEQQKQRVAQHVQELAEELLQIQAQRQQMGGFAFGPDTHWQKEFEEAFAYEETPDQLKAAEEIKRDMEAPVPMDRLLCGDVGYGKTELAMRAAFKAVCAGKQVAVLVPTTVLSVQHGRTFAERFADFPVSIAVLNRFTPPAQVRQILSDARQGRLDILIGTHRLLSDDVGFHDLGLLIIDEEQRFGVEHKERLKRFRVNVDILTLTATPIPRTLHMSLLGLRDISSLATPPLDRRSVVTHVCRFDPETIRKAILFEIARDGQVFYLYNRVQTIEQEAARVRAILNDPKITVDIVHGQMSKHHLEDAMIRFVTGRTQVLVCSTIIEAGLDIPNANTLIVRDADRFGLAQLHQLRGRVGRYKHRAYAYLLLPENRPISPLAARRLKAIEDFSQLGAGFRIALRDLEIRGAGNLLGPEQSGHIHTVGYEMYCRLLADAVRRLKNEPIVQPPQTVMDLGFAPVIPKSYIASDRQRMEVYRRLGQACTPEDIERLREELRDIFGPIPTKVQQVLESAEIRILAQRHGLKSILLQESDLIFRFSDDAKPADLFARAPGRVTITDPKTVYLRLDKTYLEPSTLLAILRKMLR, encoded by the coding sequence ATGGATTTAGGCAGAGACAAGACGGTTCGGCAGCTGCTTGAGCGGCTGCGGGGCAGAAACTCATCGGCCCCCCCGATTGCGGTCGAGGGGACGTGGGGTTCTTTTGCGCGCCTTCTGGCCGCCTATGTCTATCAGAGACTGCAGCGGCCCGTCCTGTTTGTCAGCGCCCATATCGACGATGCGGATGATGCGGGGGATGACCTGGAGGTGTTCAGCGGCCGGGCGGCGGAGACCCTGCCGGTCTGGGAAAGTCCGCAGGCGGCTTTGGATGCAGCGGATGAAATCGGCTCGCAGCGGGTCCGTATTGCTCTGAATCTGGCCCGTCGGCAGCGCAGCGGTTCGATTCGGCCGTTTCTGATGAGCGCCTCCATTCAGGCGCTGATGCAGCCGGTTCCCTCGGCAGACAGTCTGCTGGGGGGCGGTCTGACGCTTCAGGTGGGGAATGCGTATGATATGGAGAACCTGGTTGCAAAGCTGCTCGAGTGGGGATTTGAGCCGGTCGAGCAGGTGGATATTCCCGGCCAGTTTGCCCGACGCGGCGGGATTCTGGATATTTACGCCGCCGCGGCCGTCAGCGAGCAGTCGCAGGAGGCCTCGGCCGCCGAGCCGATTCGAATCGAGTTCTTCGGCGATAAAATCGAGAGCATCCGCACGATTGATTTGGATACGCAGCGTTCCGGACGCTCCCTGAAATGGGTTCAGATTGTCAATCCGCCCGCTCAGCAGGTTTTTGAACAATCCGAGCTCTTCTTCAATCTCCTTCCGGAGGAGACGATTGTTTTCCTCGAAGAACCGCTGGAACTGGCGGAGGTGGCGGAGGTCTTTCTATCTCGCCTGGATGACCCGCGGGGATTCTATCCCTGGGAATCGATTTATCGAGCAGTCCAAAGATTTTCGGCGGTGGAAATCAGCCGCTTCGGGGGCGGGGCGGAGGCCCTGCGGCTGAATGTCGGCAGCATTCAGGAGCTGGAGCATCGGCAGGCGGGCACCTGGAAAGACCACAAACAGACCTTAGCGGCGCTGCTGGAGAAAGCGCGGGACTATGACGTGTTTCTGTATTGTGAGAATCACGCGGAGATTCAGCGGACCAAAGAGATTCTTCAGGAAGAAGGCCGGACCATTCCTTCGTCTTTTCATCTGGAGCTGGGGACGGTTCATCAGGGCTTCTGCATCCGGTCCCTGAATGTGATTGTCGTATCGCATCATGAGCTGTTCGGCCGCTCTCTGATGCGCCGGCGTGTCCGGGCGATACGAACGGCTTCGCCTGTGGACAGTCTGCTGGATTTGACCAAAGGCGATATTGTCGTGCATGTGTCCTACGGCATCGGCAAGTATGTGGGGATGGAGTCGATTCCGATGCACGGGCAGATGCAGGAGTATCTGACGCTCGAGTACGCCGACAAGGTCAAGATTCACGTGCCGGTTTCGCAGATTCATCTGGTGCACAAGTTTGTCGGGACGATGCCCACGCGTCCGCCCCTGTCCAAAATCGGCACCAAGAAATGGGAGCAGCAGAAACAGCGCGTGGCCCAGCATGTCCAGGAGCTGGCGGAGGAGCTGCTCCAGATTCAGGCGCAGCGGCAGCAGATGGGCGGATTTGCCTTCGGCCCCGATACGCACTGGCAGAAGGAGTTTGAGGAGGCGTTTGCTTATGAGGAAACGCCGGACCAGCTGAAGGCAGCGGAGGAAATCAAGCGGGATATGGAAGCGCCGGTTCCGATGGACCGCCTGCTGTGCGGGGATGTCGGCTACGGCAAGACGGAACTGGCGATGCGGGCGGCGTTTAAGGCGGTTTGTGCGGGCAAGCAGGTGGCGGTGCTGGTGCCGACGACGGTGCTGTCGGTGCAGCACGGCCGGACGTTTGCCGAGCGGTTTGCGGATTTTCCTGTGAGCATTGCGGTGCTGAATCGGTTTACCCCGCCGGCCCAGGTTCGGCAGATTCTGTCGGATGCACGGCAGGGGCGGCTGGATATTCTGATTGGGACGCATCGGCTTCTGTCTGATGATGTAGGGTTTCACGACCTCGGGCTGCTGATTATTGATGAAGAGCAGCGGTTCGGCGTCGAGCACAAAGAGCGGCTTAAACGGTTTCGGGTGAATGTGGACATTCTGACGCTGACGGCCACGCCGATTCCGCGCACGCTGCATATGTCCCTGCTGGGTCTGCGGGATATCAGCTCGCTGGCGACGCCCCCGCTGGATCGGCGCAGTGTCGTCACACATGTGTGCCGCTTTGACCCGGAAACCATCCGCAAGGCGATTCTGTTTGAAATTGCACGGGACGGGCAGGTTTTTTACCTGTACAACCGGGTGCAGACGATTGAACAGGAGGCGGCGCGGGTGCGGGCGATTCTGAACGACCCGAAAATAACAGTCGATATTGTGCACGGGCAGATGTCCAAGCATCATCTGGAAGATGCGATGATTCGGTTTGTAACCGGCCGGACGCAGGTGCTGGTGTGCTCAACGATTATCGAAGCCGGGCTGGACATTCCAAATGCCAACACGCTGATTGTCCGGGATGCGGACCGTTTCGGTCTGGCGCAGCTGCATCAATTGCGGGGACGGGTCGGACGCTACAAGCACCGGGCGTATGCCTATCTGCTTTTGCCGGAAAACCGTCCAATCAGCCCGCTGGCGGCTCGGCGGCTGAAAGCCATTGAGGATTTTTCGCAGCTGGGGGCCGGCTTTCGGATTGCCCTGCGGGATTTGGAGATACGAGGGGCGGGCAATCTGCTTGGGCCGGAGCAGTCCGGTCATATTCATACGGTCGGCTATGAGATGTATTGTCGGCTGCTGGCGGATGCGGTCCGGCGGCTCAAGAATGAACCGATCGTTCAGCCGCCCCAAACGGTGATGGATTTGGGATTTGCACCGGTGATTCCCAAGTCATATATCGCTTCTGACCGGCAGCGGATGGAGGTCTATCGCCGGCTCGGCCAGGCCTGTACGCCGGAGGATATCGAGCGGCTTCGGGAGGAACTGCGGGATATCTTCGGGCCGATTCCAACCAAGGTTCAGCAGGTGCTCGAGTCAGCGGAGATTCGAATCCTGGCGCAGCGGCACGGACTCAAAAGCATTCTGCTGCAGGAGTCCGACCTGATCTTTCGGTTTTCCGATGACGCCAAGCCGGCGGATTTGTTCGCTCGGGCTCCCGGACGGGTGACCATTACCGACCCGAAGACAGTCTATCTGCGTCTGGACAAAACGTATCTGGAGCCCTCGACGCTGCTGGCGATTCTTCGAAAAATGCTTCGTTAG
- a CDS encoding redoxin domain-containing protein, giving the protein MKKAQVLLVIAGLAVFFQPTAYSAQEKDYVPPALTPLPYLIRDPAVRKELKLTAEQTARLDALCNRMDAHLFVLRDQPPNPTEPEMIEHVRAVVELMKETDDILQPPQRLRLQELGFQFEGVYAMFRPAPAAYLRLTEEQKNRMQTLHRQFLRNQEQLRTRLEESGRQNELQEQMEQLRVRFMNQFLRVLSEGQVVIWNEMLGAPFDFSQTQPLSFQAPELEGLTGWFNGKPLTFKQLSGRVVIVIFCSPEQSSAEDLAAYKLWARQYDPQDVALIGILVPPLQAQKDGIEPASWVQKEGLTFPVALDAKRLTVRAWANPVLPSLYLVDKKGRVRWWWYGPLQQNNASGGKWVAERIEILRSEQASQ; this is encoded by the coding sequence ATGAAAAAAGCACAGGTGCTGTTGGTGATAGCGGGATTGGCCGTTTTCTTTCAGCCGACAGCTTATTCGGCTCAGGAGAAGGATTATGTGCCGCCGGCTCTGACGCCGCTGCCGTATCTGATTCGCGACCCGGCTGTGCGGAAGGAGCTGAAACTGACAGCCGAGCAGACCGCCCGTCTGGATGCACTGTGTAATCGGATGGATGCGCATCTGTTTGTTCTTCGAGACCAGCCGCCCAATCCGACAGAGCCGGAGATGATTGAACATGTCCGCGCCGTGGTGGAACTGATGAAGGAAACGGATGACATTCTCCAGCCCCCTCAGCGGCTTCGGCTGCAGGAGCTGGGGTTTCAGTTTGAGGGGGTGTATGCGATGTTTCGTCCGGCGCCGGCGGCCTATCTGCGTCTGACGGAGGAACAGAAAAATCGGATGCAGACCCTGCATCGCCAGTTTCTCCGCAATCAGGAGCAGCTGCGGACTCGTCTGGAGGAAAGCGGGCGGCAGAACGAACTGCAGGAGCAGATGGAGCAGCTGCGGGTCCGGTTTATGAATCAGTTTCTGCGGGTGCTTTCTGAAGGGCAGGTTGTGATTTGGAATGAAATGCTCGGAGCCCCGTTTGATTTTTCCCAGACGCAGCCGCTGTCGTTTCAGGCCCCGGAGTTAGAGGGCCTGACCGGCTGGTTCAACGGGAAACCTCTGACATTCAAGCAGCTGAGCGGACGCGTGGTGATTGTGATTTTCTGTTCGCCCGAGCAGTCTTCCGCAGAGGATTTGGCAGCGTACAAGCTCTGGGCCAGACAATACGATCCTCAGGACGTGGCTCTGATTGGGATTTTGGTGCCGCCGCTGCAGGCTCAAAAGGACGGAATAGAACCGGCTTCCTGGGTCCAGAAAGAAGGATTGACTTTTCCGGTGGCGCTGGATGCCAAACGGCTGACGGTCCGGGCGTGGGCCAATCCGGTGCTGCCGAGTCTTTATTTGGTTGATAAAAAAGGGCGGGTGCGGTGGTGGTGGTATGGTCCGTTGCAGCAGAACAATGCCTCGGGGGGAAAGTGGGTGGCGGAGCGGATTGAGATTCTTCGTTCGGAACAAGCGTCTCAATAA
- the lexA gene encoding transcriptional repressor LexA yields the protein MSGITPRQIEVLRAAAEFQDRHGYSATIAELSEKLRASRPTVHEHLAALAAAKLIVRTAAGKARSLRLTERGRQLLARTRRPETAEAAPGQCLDEPSSIPLAGAVCAGYGIEPNEQNDRLSLKELFGRTEDLFALRVKGSSMVNAGIQDGDYVICRRQPVAENGQVVAALVDGERAVLKRFFLEPSAVRLNAENDAFEPIYSRDCRVEGVVVGVIRRL from the coding sequence ATGTCTGGGATTACTCCCCGGCAGATCGAAGTGCTTCGAGCGGCGGCGGAGTTTCAGGACAGGCATGGTTATTCGGCGACGATTGCGGAGTTGTCCGAAAAACTCCGCGCAAGCCGGCCAACCGTTCACGAGCATCTGGCAGCCCTCGCCGCCGCCAAACTCATCGTTCGAACCGCCGCCGGGAAGGCACGCTCTTTACGCTTGACCGAACGGGGCCGGCAGCTTCTTGCTCGAACTCGGCGGCCTGAAACGGCGGAAGCCGCGCCCGGGCAATGCCTCGATGAGCCGTCTTCGATTCCTCTGGCAGGGGCGGTCTGCGCCGGATACGGAATTGAACCGAACGAACAGAATGACCGGCTGAGCCTGAAGGAATTGTTCGGCAGAACGGAGGACTTGTTTGCCCTGCGGGTGAAGGGCTCGAGCATGGTTAATGCCGGCATTCAGGATGGAGATTATGTGATTTGCCGCCGGCAGCCTGTCGCGGAAAACGGTCAGGTGGTTGCGGCCCTGGTTGACGGCGAGCGGGCGGTCCTGAAGCGTTTTTTCCTCGAGCCCTCCGCCGTGCGGCTGAACGCGGAAAACGATGCCTTTGAACCGATTTATTCGAGAGACTGCCGCGTCGAAGGAGTGGTCGTTGGAGTGATTCGGCGGCTGTAA
- a CDS encoding immunoglobulin domain-containing protein: MTFGKFSLRVLFLCTCLVSSIKADITYTFNLSGVDAGIRSQIEAAVTEAVALYNKHGSFSKHLNIYYNAGVPTAQANFDGVITFGGSRNTRVALHEISHTLGVGTISAWSANLSGGVWNGAHASRQIRLFDGSSAVLNGDSQHYWPYGLNYDSEDGFANRIRHIRMDAALIADMGFLSFVQEPAGQVAALGETAVFRVQAPRAVSYAWYKQGTPTPLTNGGRISGANTDTLQITDVQASDQGDYYCVASGTLTSRPARLLIQQFTGHWAFENNCSDSIGTNHGTPSGSPVYTAGRIGQAIVLDSVDDFVTLPAGVADARDMTVAAWVYWNGGNQWQRIFDFGTSTAQYLFLTPRSGSNTLRFAVKNGGSEQIVETSQLPTAQWTHLAVVLRENTATLYVNGRAVASSASITLDPIDFSPNLNYIGKSQFSADPLFSGRIDDFRLYSYALSGAEVWTLWGGSTNNPPMFAGDPIILPDAAEGIAYTGQTLAAFASDEDNDSLTFSKIGGPAWLTVASNGALSGTPSASDAGDNAFVVRITDPSGASDQTTIRIRVYSNHLSAHYRFENNTQDSFGTFHAAASGSPAYTNGRLGQCLVLDGVDDFLTLPAALANTEDITIAAWVYWTGGNQWQRIFDFGTGTGTYMFLTPRSGGNTLRFAATTGGNSLEQRIDAAQLAANQWVHLAVTLKGNTGTLYVNGSPAATNVGFTLNPSDLKAALLYVGKSQFSADPLFQGRIDDLRIYPYALSAAAVANLAKQTMGLPDLNALAAWWLSTPPFCNAQPDCLSRDLSGDGGITLSDLAELAQRWL; this comes from the coding sequence ATGACTTTCGGCAAGTTTTCTCTGAGAGTGCTGTTTCTGTGCACGTGTCTTGTCAGTTCGATAAAGGCAGACATCACCTATACCTTTAACTTAAGCGGTGTCGATGCCGGCATCCGCAGCCAGATTGAAGCCGCCGTGACAGAGGCCGTCGCCCTTTACAACAAACACGGTTCCTTCAGCAAACACCTGAATATCTACTACAATGCCGGGGTTCCTACCGCCCAAGCCAACTTCGACGGCGTGATTACCTTCGGCGGCTCCCGCAATACCCGCGTCGCCCTCCATGAAATCTCCCATACCCTGGGCGTCGGCACCATTTCCGCCTGGAGTGCGAATTTATCCGGCGGGGTCTGGAACGGTGCTCACGCTTCTCGGCAAATCCGCCTCTTTGACGGCAGCAGCGCTGTGCTCAACGGCGACAGCCAGCATTATTGGCCGTACGGTCTGAATTACGACAGCGAGGACGGTTTTGCCAATCGAATCCGCCACATTCGAATGGACGCCGCTTTGATCGCGGATATGGGATTCCTTTCCTTTGTTCAGGAACCCGCCGGACAGGTTGCTGCGCTGGGGGAAACGGCCGTCTTCCGCGTTCAGGCCCCGCGTGCCGTCAGCTATGCCTGGTACAAGCAGGGAACCCCGACCCCGCTGACCAACGGCGGGCGGATTTCCGGAGCCAATACCGATACGCTCCAAATCACCGATGTGCAGGCATCCGATCAGGGGGATTACTATTGTGTCGCATCCGGCACCCTCACCTCCCGTCCGGCCCGCCTGCTGATTCAGCAATTTACAGGGCACTGGGCGTTTGAAAACAACTGCAGCGACAGCATCGGCACCAATCACGGCACCCCCAGCGGCAGTCCTGTTTACACAGCCGGACGCATCGGACAAGCCATTGTGCTGGACAGTGTGGATGATTTTGTGACCCTGCCGGCCGGCGTGGCGGACGCCCGCGATATGACCGTCGCCGCGTGGGTCTATTGGAACGGCGGCAATCAATGGCAGCGGATTTTCGACTTCGGCACCAGCACGGCCCAATATCTCTTCCTGACGCCGCGCTCCGGCAGCAACACCCTCCGCTTTGCCGTCAAAAACGGCGGCAGCGAGCAGATTGTCGAGACGTCCCAGCTGCCGACCGCTCAGTGGACGCACCTGGCCGTCGTGCTTCGGGAAAATACCGCCACCCTCTATGTAAACGGCAGAGCCGTCGCCTCCTCCGCATCGATTACGCTGGACCCGATCGACTTTTCCCCCAACCTGAACTACATCGGCAAAAGCCAGTTCAGCGCCGACCCGCTGTTCAGCGGCCGCATTGACGATTTCCGCCTCTACAGTTATGCGCTTTCCGGTGCGGAAGTCTGGACTCTCTGGGGCGGCAGCACAAACAATCCGCCGATGTTCGCCGGCGACCCAATCATCCTGCCGGATGCCGCCGAAGGCATCGCCTATACCGGACAGACTCTGGCGGCCTTTGCGTCTGATGAGGACAATGACTCTCTGACGTTCAGCAAAATCGGCGGTCCCGCCTGGCTGACGGTTGCCTCCAACGGTGCCCTGTCCGGCACACCGTCGGCCTCCGATGCAGGTGATAATGCGTTCGTGGTTCGCATCACCGACCCCTCCGGCGCCAGTGACCAGACCACCATTCGCATCCGGGTGTACAGCAATCATCTGTCCGCCCATTACCGCTTCGAAAACAATACGCAGGACAGCTTCGGGACCTTCCACGCCGCCGCCTCCGGCAGTCCAGCCTATACAAACGGCCGCCTCGGACAATGCCTCGTGCTGGACGGCGTCGATGACTTTCTGACGCTGCCGGCCGCTCTGGCCAATACGGAAGACATCACGATTGCCGCCTGGGTTTATTGGACCGGCGGGAATCAATGGCAGCGCATCTTCGACTTCGGCACCGGAACCGGTACGTATATGTTCCTGACGCCGCGCTCCGGCGGCAACACACTCCGCTTTGCCGCTACGACGGGGGGCAACTCACTCGAGCAGCGGATTGACGCCGCCCAGTTAGCGGCCAATCAATGGGTGCATCTGGCCGTCACGCTGAAAGGAAACACCGGAACACTTTATGTCAACGGTTCGCCGGCGGCGACAAATGTCGGCTTTACGCTGAATCCCTCCGACCTGAAAGCCGCCCTTCTGTACGTCGGCAAAAGCCAGTTCAGCGCCGACCCGCTCTTCCAGGGCCGCATCGATGACCTGCGAATCTACCCCTACGCCTTGTCGGCCGCCGCCGTGGCGAATCTGGCCAAACAAACGATGGGATTGCCGGACCTGAATGCTCTGGCCGCCTGGTGGCTGTCAACCCCGCCGTTCTGCAACGCCCAGCCCGACTGCCTGAGCCGCGATTTGAGCGGAGACGGCGGCATTACGCTCAGCGATTTGGCGGAACTGGCCCAGCGATGGCTTTAA
- the hypF gene encoding carbamoyltransferase HypF — MLKRMQIKLEGVVQGVGARPFFYRQAKQLGLTGFVLNDRAGITLEVQGPPEKLETLLGWLENPSLCPDWPPLMQLESTQIAPLAPVETEADFLILPSRTEGTPQCQITPDTAVCSQCLQELFNPSDFRYRYPFITCTQCGPRYTLIKEVPYDRPQTTMDRFAMCPRCRSQYEDMTDRRFHAQPVACAACGPSLELTDSRGQILCRESDAAIRQAADILRSGGIVAVKGIGGFHLAVDASNEDAVRRLRQRKRRQAKPFAVMVRSLQEARLCAQISGQAARLLSSPQAPIVLLPKQNPNPLAPSIAAGTNTFGLMLPYAPVHHLLFAEEGIRRLVMTSANFSEEPLLYENQQALTELAEVADAFLLHNRDIFRPIDDSVLHWVDGGPAFLRRARGYVPTPLRRIRPAKAEIFAAGADLKNTFCFVKGNQYLLSEHIGDLAEGKSYRHYLRAVQQLQSLFEAEPKVVVCDLHPGYLSSQFARSLAAERFFAVQHHWAHIASVLAEYQLEIDERVIGLAADGTGYGTDGAVWGCECLIASQIQFERFAHAAYFPLAGGDAAARQAVRPLLGLLGPQIPPQFDPILERLEPDRKKLDMLAAQIQKGVQAVPTSSLGRLFDAAAALVGLGTVNTFEAQLPMALEAAADPTETGVYTVQFDSTPEPPLIWNPKPIFLEMAEDAARGKPVSILAARFHNTVAAALLQTARKAREQTGLQTIALSGGVFCNRFLAERLIQSLKRDGFCVLWKRKVPANDGGIALGQAAIAAAIIESES; from the coding sequence GTGCTGAAACGGATGCAAATCAAACTGGAAGGGGTTGTGCAGGGGGTGGGGGCACGGCCGTTCTTTTACCGCCAAGCCAAACAGCTGGGGCTGACGGGGTTTGTCCTGAACGACCGGGCGGGAATCACGCTGGAGGTTCAGGGGCCGCCGGAGAAGCTCGAAACCCTGCTTGGCTGGCTGGAGAATCCTTCTTTGTGTCCCGATTGGCCGCCTCTGATGCAGCTCGAAAGCACGCAGATTGCTCCCCTGGCCCCGGTTGAGACGGAGGCGGATTTTCTGATTCTGCCCAGCCGCACGGAGGGGACGCCGCAGTGTCAAATCACACCGGATACGGCGGTGTGCTCCCAGTGCCTTCAGGAACTGTTCAACCCGTCGGATTTCCGCTATCGCTATCCGTTTATCACCTGCACCCAGTGCGGACCCCGTTATACACTGATTAAAGAGGTCCCGTATGACCGTCCGCAGACGACGATGGACCGCTTTGCGATGTGCCCGCGCTGCCGGAGCCAGTACGAGGATATGACGGACCGTCGGTTTCACGCCCAGCCGGTCGCCTGTGCGGCTTGCGGGCCGTCGCTGGAGCTGACCGACAGCCGAGGGCAGATACTCTGCCGCGAATCGGATGCGGCGATTCGGCAGGCGGCGGACATTCTCCGCAGCGGCGGGATTGTCGCCGTCAAAGGCATCGGCGGGTTTCACCTGGCGGTCGATGCGTCCAATGAAGATGCCGTCCGGCGGCTGCGGCAGCGAAAACGCCGTCAGGCCAAGCCCTTTGCGGTAATGGTGCGTTCGCTCCAAGAGGCCCGGCTCTGCGCCCAAATCAGCGGCCAGGCCGCCCGGCTCCTGAGCAGCCCGCAGGCGCCGATTGTGCTGCTGCCCAAACAAAATCCAAACCCGCTGGCACCGTCGATTGCGGCAGGGACGAATACCTTCGGGCTGATGCTGCCGTATGCACCGGTGCATCATCTTTTATTTGCGGAGGAGGGGATTCGCCGGCTGGTGATGACCAGCGCCAACTTCAGCGAAGAGCCGCTGCTTTACGAAAATCAGCAGGCCCTGACGGAGCTGGCAGAGGTCGCGGATGCCTTTCTGCTGCACAATCGTGATATTTTTCGGCCCATTGATGATTCAGTGCTGCACTGGGTGGACGGCGGGCCGGCTTTTCTGCGGCGGGCCCGCGGCTATGTGCCGACGCCGCTGCGGCGGATTCGTCCGGCGAAAGCGGAAATCTTCGCCGCCGGTGCGGACTTGAAGAATACCTTCTGCTTTGTCAAGGGCAACCAGTATCTGCTCAGTGAACACATCGGCGATTTGGCGGAGGGCAAGTCGTATCGGCACTACCTCCGGGCGGTTCAGCAGCTGCAGTCGCTCTTTGAGGCGGAGCCGAAGGTCGTCGTCTGCGACCTGCATCCGGGGTATCTGTCATCTCAGTTCGCCCGCTCGCTGGCGGCGGAGCGGTTCTTTGCGGTGCAGCATCACTGGGCGCACATCGCCTCTGTGCTGGCGGAATATCAGCTGGAGATTGACGAGCGGGTCATCGGGCTGGCCGCCGACGGCACGGGCTACGGCACGGACGGCGCGGTCTGGGGGTGCGAGTGCCTGATTGCCTCGCAGATTCAGTTCGAGCGGTTCGCCCACGCGGCTTATTTCCCGCTGGCGGGCGGGGATGCGGCGGCACGTCAGGCCGTTCGGCCGCTGCTGGGGCTGCTGGGACCGCAGATTCCGCCCCAATTTGACCCCATCTTAGAGCGGCTGGAGCCGGACCGGAAAAAACTGGACATGCTGGCCGCACAGATTCAAAAAGGAGTTCAAGCCGTGCCGACGTCCAGTCTGGGCCGACTGTTTGATGCAGCGGCGGCCTTGGTCGGCTTGGGGACAGTAAATACCTTTGAGGCCCAGCTGCCGATGGCCCTGGAGGCAGCCGCCGACCCAACGGAAACAGGCGTTTATACCGTTCAGTTCGACAGCACGCCCGAGCCGCCGCTGATATGGAATCCGAAGCCGATATTTCTCGAAATGGCAGAGGATGCGGCGAGGGGAAAGCCTGTTTCGATTTTGGCCGCTCGATTTCACAACACCGTCGCCGCCGCCCTGCTCCAGACAGCCCGAAAGGCACGCGAGCAGACAGGACTGCAAACAATCGCACTCAGCGGCGGGGTGTTCTGCAATCGTTTTTTGGCCGAGCGGCTCATTCAATCCCTGAAACGTGACGGGTTTTGTGTACTCTGGAAGCGTAAAGTTCCCGCCAATGACGGCGGAATCGCCCTCGGCCAGGCCGCCATCGCGGCGGCGATAATCGAATCCGAATCCTGA